A window from Deinococcus aquiradiocola encodes these proteins:
- a CDS encoding DUF6438 domain-containing protein: MNRLPAALLLCLTTSVFAGGNDASPDAFELTLTRESCFGTCPMYTVHVNGNGAVDWNGERWVKVTGPLKASVGQGNLVRLRQAVQASNFFSLRDEYLAMSVSDLPYASVEVRQGARRKKIRYYLGDPGVPSALLNLAKTADRELGTATWIGR, from the coding sequence GTGAACCGACTTCCTGCCGCACTGCTGCTCTGCCTGACCACCTCCGTCTTCGCTGGCGGGAACGACGCGTCGCCTGACGCGTTCGAACTCACGCTCACCCGGGAATCCTGCTTCGGGACGTGCCCCATGTACACCGTCCACGTGAACGGCAACGGTGCCGTCGACTGGAACGGTGAACGCTGGGTCAAGGTGACCGGGCCGCTGAAGGCCAGCGTGGGTCAGGGGAATCTGGTGCGCCTGCGTCAGGCGGTGCAGGCCAGCAACTTCTTCTCGCTGCGGGACGAGTACCTCGCCATGTCAGTGAGCGATCTGCCGTACGCGAGCGTCGAGGTCCGGCAGGGAGCGCGCCGCAAGAAGATCCGCTACTACCTCGGAGATCCGGGTGTTCCGTCCGCCCTGCTGAACCTCGCGAAAACCGCGGACCGCGAGCTGGGCACGGCCACCTGGATCGGCCGCTAG